Within the Dechloromonas denitrificans genome, the region GAAATGGGCTTTGCCAAGCGCGTTGCCAACCGCGTCATCTTCATGGACCAGGGCCGTATCGTCGAGGACGACAGCAAGGAAGCCTTCTTCGCCAATCCGCGTTCGGAACGGGCGCAGCAGTTCCTCGCCAAGATCCTGCACCACTGATATTCCGGCGCCTGCCGCGACGCTGCGGCAGGCCGACCGGCAGAATGAAAAACATAAAAGGAGACACCATGAACACACGACGCGAACACGATCTGCTCGGCGATGCCGATGTGCCGGTCGGCGCCTACTGGGGCGTCCATACCCTGCGCGCCATCGAGAATTACCCGATTACCGGCAAGACCATCGGCAGCTATGGCGAACTGGTCCGCGCCCTGGCCCTGACCAAGCAGGCCGCCGCCCTGGCCAATGCCGAACTCGGCCAGCTCGACCAGCGCCGCGCCGAGGCGATCATCGCCGCCTGCCGGGAGATCGCCGCCGGCCAGCTGCATGAAGAGTTTGTCGTCGACGTGATCCAGGGCGGCGCCGGGACGTCGACCAACATGAATGCCAACGAGGTGATTGCCAACCGGGCGCTCGAATTGCTCGGTCACCGGAAGGGCGACTATGCCGAGCTGCACCCGCTCAATCACGTCAACATGTCGCAGAGCACCAACGACGTTTATCCGACCGCCTTGCGCGTCGCCGCCTGCTTTGCCATCGGCGCCCTGCTCACGGCGATGGCCGGGCTGCGGGTGGCCTTTGCCGCCAAGGCCGAGGAGTTCAAGGACGTCCTGAAAATCGGCCGGACCCAGTTGCAGGACGCCGTGCCGATGACCCTCGGCCAGGAATTCTCGACCTACGCGGTGATGCTGCACGAAGACGAGCTGCGCCTCGGCGAGGCGATCGCGCTGATCCGCGAAATCAATCTCGGCGCCACCGCCATCGGCACCGGCATCAATACCGACATGCGCTACTCGAAGCTGGCCATCGACCACCTGTCGCAGTTGTCCGGCCTGGCGCTCGAAGCGGCGCCGAACCTCATCGAAGCGACCCAGGACTGCGGCGCCTTCGTGCAGCTCTCCGGCGTGCTGAAGCGCGTCGCCTGCAAACTGTCGAAGACCTGCAACGACTTGCGCCTGCTTTCCTCCGGCCCGCAGGCCGGGCTCAACGAGATCAATCTGCCGCCGCGCGCCGCCGGCTCGTCGATCATGCCGGGCAAGGTCAATCCGGTGATTCCCGAGGTGGTCAACCAGATCGCCTTCGAAGTCATCGGCAACGACGTCACCATCACCATGGCGGCCGAAGGCGGCCAGCTGCAATTGAACGCTTTCGAGCCGATCATCGCCCACAGCCTGTTCAAGAGCATCCAGCACCTGACCGCCGGTTGCCTGACCCTGACCACCCATTGCGTCCAAGGCATTACCGCCAATCGCGAACTGCTCGCCGAACGCGTCCGCACTTCGGCCGGCCTGGCGACGGCGCTCAATCCGTACATCGGTTACGAAAACGCCACGCGGGTGGCCCAGGAAGCGCTGCGCACCGGGCGCGGCGTCGCCGAACTGGTCGAGGAAATGGGCCTGATGGATGGTGCCACGCTGGCCGCCGTGCTGGCCCCCGAAGTTCTGACGGCGCCGCGCCGGATGAATTGATGGCGTACTGCGCTCAGCGTTGCCTGGCCCCGCCGACCGCCCGGTCGGTGGGGCTGTTGCGGCCGGTGAGCGGCGCCGGGGGCGGCCGTGCCAACGCTACAATGGACGCATCCTCCTGCCGCCGCCCCGATGCCTGAAGCCCGTTCGCCGATTCCGTCCTCTTTGCCCAAGCCGCACCGCGCCCTCGGTCTGGCGCTGCTGCTGGCGATTTTTCTGGCGGCCGGCCTGTTTGCCTATCGCCTCTCCGAGCGCGACGGCATCGACCGCATGCGCCAGGCGGCCAGCCATCAACTCGATACGCTGGCCGCCGCCATCGACAGCGAAGTGACGCGGCATGCCTCGATTCCCAGCGCCGTCGAACTGAATCCGGACGTCCTCGCCCTGTTGCGGGCGCCGGAAGACAAACAGGATGTGCTGCAGCCGGCAGCCAACCGCTTCCTGCAGAAACTCAACGACCACCTCGGCGGTCCGGCGATTTTCGTTCTCGATACCAAGGGGCGGGTTGCCGCTTCCAGCGACTGGATCTTTTCCGACAACCTGCTGGCGGCCGAGCTTTCCTACATGCCGTTTTTCCGCAACGCGGTGCGCGGCGTGCCGGCCCGCCATTACGCGGTGGACCATGTGCGCCACGAGCCGGGCTATTACTTCGCGTTGCCGATTCGCGACGAGCAGCAGGAGTGGAAGGTGATCGGCGTCGCCGTCGTCAAATCCGGCATCCGCGAGCTGGAACGGCGCTGGCTGGGCCAAGAGGCGCCGGCCCTGATCGTCGACAGCAGCGGCCTGGTGCTGCTCGCCTCGCCGCCCGACTGGCGCTACGCAACGCTGCAGCCATGGCCGAAGGCGGAACTCGAGCGGGTCAGCCGCGAACAGTTCGCCGGCCAGGCAATCGGCGCGGTAACGCTGGATATCGAACTGGAAGGCGCTGCCGACGGGGCCATCGTCCGCCTGCCCAAGCATCTGCGCGGCGACCTCAGCCCGCTGAGCGGGGCCAAGCCCTATCTCGCCCTGTCGCGCAATTTGCCGGGCACGGCCTGGCGCATCGTCGTCTTTTCCGACTTGCGGCCGGTCGCCGTCCAGGCGGCGACGCATGCCGCGTTGACCGCCGCCGCCCTCGGCTGCCTGCTGCTCGGCGCGCTCTATGCCAAGCAGCGCCAGCGCCTGGCGCGCGGCCGCGAAGAGGCGCAGGCGATGCTGCAACGGGCCAATCAGGAGCTGGAAAACAAGGTCGGCGAACGGACGGCCGACCTCTCCGAGGCCGTCGACCGGCTGCAGCGCGAAGTGGTCGAGCGCGAACGCGCCGAACAGACCCTGCGTTCGGCCCAGGACGAACTGGTCCAGGCGGCCAAGCTGGCGGTGCTCGGCCAGATGGCCACCGGCATCACCCATGAGTTGAGCCAGCCGCTCGGGGCGATCCGCACGCTATCGGCCAATGCCGTCGAGTTCATGCATCGCGGCGATCTGGTGACGGCCGAGAAGAATCTCGGCATCGTCGGCCAGCTGGCCGAGCAGGCCGGGCGTATCATCACGCCGCTGAAAACCTTTGCCCGCAAGTCGCCGGCCGTCTCGGCGGCGGTCGATGTGGCGCAGGCCGTCGATAGCGCGCTGTTTCTGTTCGAGCAACGGTTGCGCAAGCAGAACGTGACAGTGGACCGGCCAATTGCCGCTGATTCGTGGATCGCCTGGTGCGACCAGAACCGCCTGCAGCAGGTGCTGGTCAACCTGATCGGCAATGCCATCGACGCCATGGCCGAGCGGCCCGAGCGCCGCTTGCGCTTTGCCATCGCCCTGGCCGACGAGCGGCGCCTGGCGCTGACCGTCAGCGATACCGGCAGCGGCTTCACGGCGCAGGCGCTGGAACATCTGTTCGAGCCCTTCTTCACCACCAAGCAACCGGGCGAAGGTCTTGGCCTGGGGCTGACCATCTCGCGCGACATCCTGCGCGATTTCGGCGGCGACCTGCTGGCCGAACCGGCGCCCGGCGGCGGCGCCTGTTTCACCGTGCTATTGCCGCTCTCGATCAACGCTGATCCACCAAAGGGTTTGCCATGAAGGCCCCGCTTGCCGTGCTGCTCGTCGAAGACGATCCGAATGTCCGCCTGGGCTGCGAACAGGCCATGCAACTGGCCGGCATCCCGGTCGATGCCGTGGCTACCGCCGAGGAGGCGCAGCGCCGGCTGAGCGCCGACTACGCCGGCATCGTGGTCAGCGACATGCGGCTGCCCGGCATGGACGGCATGGCGCTGCTGCGCTGGGTCAATCAGCTCGATCCCAATCTGCCGGTGATCATCATCACCGGCCATGGCGACGTGACGCTGGCCGTCGAGGCGATGCGCAGCGGCGCCTACGACTTCATGCAGAAGCCGTTCTCGACCGGCGATCTGGTCGATGTCGTCCGGCGGGCGCTGGAAAAGCGCGAGCTGGTCCTTGAGGTTGAGGCGCTGCGCCGCCGGCTCGATCATCGCGACGATCTCGAGGCCCGGCTGATCGGCCGCTCGCCGCAGATGGCCAAGGTCCGCCAGCTGATTCTTGACGTCGCCAATGCGGCGGTCGATGTGCTGATTTTCGGCGAAACCGGCACCGGCAAGGAGATGGTCGCCCGCTGCCTGCACGATTTGAGCGGCGCCCGGCAGGAGAACTACGTCGCGCTGAATTGCGGCGGCATGGCCGACAACCTGCTCGACAGCGAACTGTTCGGCCATGAACCGGGGGCTTTCACCGGCGCACAGAAGCGGCGCATCGGCAAGATCGAATACGCCAGCGGCGGCACGCTGTTCCTCGACGAGGTCGAGTCGATGCCTATGAACATGCAGATCAAGCTGCTCCGCGTCTTGCAGGAGCGGGTCATCGAGCGGCTCGGCTCGAACCAGCAGGTGCCGGTGTCCTGCCGGGTGGTGGCGGCGAGCAAGGAAGATCTCAAGCTGCTCTCGGATCAGGGGAAATTCCGCGCCGACCTCTATTACCGCCTCAACGTCGTGCGCATCGAGCTGCCGGCGCTACGCGAACGGCGCGAGGATATTCCGGCGCTCTACGACGAATTCCTGCTCCAGGCCGCCAAGCGCTACAACCGGCCACCGCCGCCGCTGACCTCGGAGTATCTGCGCCAGCTGATGGCCCAGGACTGGCCGGGCAATATCCGCGAACTGCGCAATGCCGCCGACTGCCACGCCCTCGGCATCGGCCGCGACGGCGCGACGCCGGGCGTCGGCAGCACGCCGCAATCGCTGACCGAGGCCGTCGAAAACTACGAGCGGGTGCTGATCGCCAACGAATTCACCAAGCAGGACGGCAATATCGCGCGGACCAGCGATGCGCTGAAGATCGCCCGCACGACGCTGCACGACAAGCTGAAGAAGTACGGGCTAATCTGAGCCGGCCGGCAGCCAGCCGAATTTGCGGAACAGGAATTCCACCGCCCAGAGGCTGAAATAGGTGGCAAACCAGGCAAAAACGGTGTCCGAAAGGAAATGCCCGCCCGGCACCATGCGGACCAGCGCGAACAGGCCGCCGCCGACGAGGCTGGCGAGCAGCCAGCGGCGGCGCGCGGCCGGGGCGCCGAGCCAGCCGAACGCCATGATGAACGAGGCGGTGGCGACATGGCCGCTGACGAAGGAGCAGTTCTGTGCGCATTGATCGGCCGGAATGAAGGCCGGCGTGAACTGCCGGCTACCACCGAACTGTTCGACATTGACCGGCCGGGTCCGGCCGGAGTGTTCCTTCAGCGTCGCATCGACCAGCAGCACCGGGCCGAGCAGGGCGCCGGCCAGCAGGAAACCGAGGGTTGCCCGGCGCGCCTTGAGGCGCGGCAGGCGCGACCAGAAACTGAGCAGCCAGAGCAGCAGCAGCCCGACCAGCAGGCTCTGGCCGAGCCGGGGCAGGCCGCGGTAGGGAATGGCCAGCCAGAGATCCTCGCGATTCAGCGCCCAGTGGCCGGCGCCGCGGTAGAACAAGCCGCTGGCCAGCAGGTCGAGCTGCGGAAAGGCGATGAACAGCCCGGCCAGCAGGCCGAAGGCGATCAATACCAGGCGCGTTTCAGTAGCCCTTGAAGTCACGGAGCAGGTAGACCTTCATGTCGCGTGTCGTCTGCGCATCGAGCGGCGCCTGCAGCACGGCCAGCGGTTCGACGCTGGCGAAGCGGCTGGCGAAATCGGCCCCCGGCGGGTCCTCGGTGATCAGCAGCGCATCCTTGCCGAGCCACGGCCGCAGGTCGGTGGTCAGCTTGTAGTGGTCGCTCGCCGCGCCGCTCGGATTCCAGCTCGCCGCCGCCGGCTTGAGGTCGCGCAGTTCGTAGAGCATGTGGGCGAGCAGCGTGCGGTTGTCGGCGATCAGCACGCTGTCGGGGTGGGCGGCAATGATCGGCGTGAGCTGCCGGCCGAGTTCGTCCCAGCCCATGGCGCGGTTGAACGGCGTCTTTTTCGCCGGATTCTGCACATCGGCGGCGGCCAGCAGGCTCGGCCAGTGATAGACGACGCCAACCAGCAGGAGATTGATGGCCAGCGCGATCAGCAGCAGGCGTTGTTTTTTCCGCTGGACCAGCCAGGCGACGGCGGCGATGGCGGCGGGGGCAAAGGCCGGAGCCGCCCAGTTGGCATTGGCGCCGCCTTTGAGCGCCTGGGCTGAAACGACCAGCCACAGCG harbors:
- a CDS encoding sigma-54-dependent transcriptional regulator: MKAPLAVLLVEDDPNVRLGCEQAMQLAGIPVDAVATAEEAQRRLSADYAGIVVSDMRLPGMDGMALLRWVNQLDPNLPVIIITGHGDVTLAVEAMRSGAYDFMQKPFSTGDLVDVVRRALEKRELVLEVEALRRRLDHRDDLEARLIGRSPQMAKVRQLILDVANAAVDVLIFGETGTGKEMVARCLHDLSGARQENYVALNCGGMADNLLDSELFGHEPGAFTGAQKRRIGKIEYASGGTLFLDEVESMPMNMQIKLLRVLQERVIERLGSNQQVPVSCRVVAASKEDLKLLSDQGKFRADLYYRLNVVRIELPALRERREDIPALYDEFLLQAAKRYNRPPPPLTSEYLRQLMAQDWPGNIRELRNAADCHALGIGRDGATPGVGSTPQSLTEAVENYERVLIANEFTKQDGNIARTSDALKIARTTLHDKLKKYGLI
- a CDS encoding sensor histidine kinase yields the protein MPTLQWTHPPAAAPMPEARSPIPSSLPKPHRALGLALLLAIFLAAGLFAYRLSERDGIDRMRQAASHQLDTLAAAIDSEVTRHASIPSAVELNPDVLALLRAPEDKQDVLQPAANRFLQKLNDHLGGPAIFVLDTKGRVAASSDWIFSDNLLAAELSYMPFFRNAVRGVPARHYAVDHVRHEPGYYFALPIRDEQQEWKVIGVAVVKSGIRELERRWLGQEAPALIVDSSGLVLLASPPDWRYATLQPWPKAELERVSREQFAGQAIGAVTLDIELEGAADGAIVRLPKHLRGDLSPLSGAKPYLALSRNLPGTAWRIVVFSDLRPVAVQAATHAALTAAALGCLLLGALYAKQRQRLARGREEAQAMLQRANQELENKVGERTADLSEAVDRLQREVVERERAEQTLRSAQDELVQAAKLAVLGQMATGITHELSQPLGAIRTLSANAVEFMHRGDLVTAEKNLGIVGQLAEQAGRIITPLKTFARKSPAVSAAVDVAQAVDSALFLFEQRLRKQNVTVDRPIAADSWIAWCDQNRLQQVLVNLIGNAIDAMAERPERRLRFAIALADERRLALTVSDTGSGFTAQALEHLFEPFFTTKQPGEGLGLGLTISRDILRDFGGDLLAEPAPGGGACFTVLLPLSINADPPKGLP
- a CDS encoding phosphatase PAP2 family protein, with product MTSRATETRLVLIAFGLLAGLFIAFPQLDLLASGLFYRGAGHWALNREDLWLAIPYRGLPRLGQSLLVGLLLLWLLSFWSRLPRLKARRATLGFLLAGALLGPVLLVDATLKEHSGRTRPVNVEQFGGSRQFTPAFIPADQCAQNCSFVSGHVATASFIMAFGWLGAPAARRRWLLASLVGGGLFALVRMVPGGHFLSDTVFAWFATYFSLWAVEFLFRKFGWLPAGSD
- a CDS encoding aspartate ammonia-lyase; this encodes MNTRREHDLLGDADVPVGAYWGVHTLRAIENYPITGKTIGSYGELVRALALTKQAAALANAELGQLDQRRAEAIIAACREIAAGQLHEEFVVDVIQGGAGTSTNMNANEVIANRALELLGHRKGDYAELHPLNHVNMSQSTNDVYPTALRVAACFAIGALLTAMAGLRVAFAAKAEEFKDVLKIGRTQLQDAVPMTLGQEFSTYAVMLHEDELRLGEAIALIREINLGATAIGTGINTDMRYSKLAIDHLSQLSGLALEAAPNLIEATQDCGAFVQLSGVLKRVACKLSKTCNDLRLLSSGPQAGLNEINLPPRAAGSSIMPGKVNPVIPEVVNQIAFEVIGNDVTITMAAEGGQLQLNAFEPIIAHSLFKSIQHLTAGCLTLTTHCVQGITANRELLAERVRTSAGLATALNPYIGYENATRVAQEALRTGRGVAELVEEMGLMDGATLAAVLAPEVLTAPRRMN